A single genomic interval of Bos javanicus breed banteng chromosome 8, ARS-OSU_banteng_1.0, whole genome shotgun sequence harbors:
- the FHIP2B gene encoding FHF complex subunit HOOK-interacting protein 2B isoform X3 encodes MFNNDKYPPGMRQQVLQFFSKVLAQVQHPLLHYLNVHRPVQKLLRLGGTVPGSLTEKEEVQFTTVLCSKIQQDPALLTYILEGKKTIGRKASREATAPLREAASVRDKDRPHIKAPDNGTCGAWASSAQLPAETEEPDGAIGESSLITTLIGLCKSKKGRVALKARENLLLLVSVASQAAATYLVQSSPCCPAIIEYLCQLYQSLPSSLDPADIAALEGISWRLPSAPSDEASFPGKEALAAFLGWFDYCDHLITEAHTVVSDALAKAVAEKLFVEILQPQLLHVSEQSVLMSTALLTVMLRQLRSPALLQEAVAFLLGMDQQPAAPEDSPRTLCAHLIRHCDHLSDEISIATLRLFEELLQKPHEHIVRSLILCHLEGRSYVARGSPEPESYEDTLDLEEDPYFTDSFLDSGFQPSVKPPPAPATNPDGKTAVTEIVNSFLCLVPEEAKTSAFLEETGYDTYVHDAYGLFQECSSRVTPWGWPLAPPPLDPHEPERPFFEGPFLQMLFDRMSRILEQPYSLNLQVTSVLSRLALFPHPLIHEYLLDPYTNLAPGCRSLFSVLVRVIGDLMQRIQRVPQFPGKLLLVRRQLMGQVPGEQLDHQTFLQGVVVLEEFCKELAAIAFVKFPPHGPRLHPSKPPEGHV; translated from the exons ATGTTCAATAACGATAAG TACCCACCCGGCATGCGGCAGCAGGTGCTCCAGTTCTTCAGCAAGGTTCTGGCCCAAGTGCAACACCCGCTCCTGCATTACCTCAACGTCCACAGACCCGTGCAG AAACTTCTCCGACTTGGTGGGACAGTTCCTGGATCCCTCACAGAAAAGGAGGAGGTGCAGTTCACCACTGTCCTCTGCTCCAAGATCCAGCAGGACCCAGCCCTGCTCACCTACATCCTAGAA GGTAAAAAGACTATTGGTAGGAAGGCATCCAGAGAAGCCACCGCCCCTCTGAGAGAGGCAGCCAGTGTCAGGGACAAGGACCGCCCGCACATCAAGGCTCCCGACAATGGTACCTGCGGGGCCTGGGCCTCAAGCGCCCAGCTGCCTGCTGAGACCGAGGAGCCAGATGGAGCGATTGGGGAGAGCAGCCTCATTACCACCCTGATTGGCTTGTGCAAGAGCAAG AAAGGTCGGGTGGCCCTGAAGGCCCGGGAGAACCTGCTGCTCCTGGTAAGCGTGGCGTCCCAGGCGGCCGCCACCTACCTGGTACAGAGCAGCCCTTGTTGTCCTGCCATCATCGAGTACCTCTGCCAGCTGTACCAGTCTCTGCCCAGCTCCCTGGACCCTGCAGACATTGCTGCTTTAGAGGGCATCAGCTGGAG GTTACCCAGTGCCCCGTCTGATGAGGCTTCCTTCCCCGGCAAGGAGGCCTTGGCTGCGTTTTTGGGCTGGTTTGACTACTGTGACCACCTCATCACAGAGGCACACACG GTGGTTTCGGATGCCTTGGCAAAGGCTGTGGCTGAGAAGTTATTTGTGGAAATTCTGCAGCCCCAGCTCCTACACGT GTCCGAACAGAGCGTCCTGATGTCCACTGCCCTGCTCACAGTCATGCTGCGCCAGCTCCGCTCCCCGGCGCTGCTGCAGGAGGCTGTGGCCTTCCTCCTGGGCATGGACCAGCAGCCTGCAGCCCCTGAGGACAGCCCCCGCACCCTGTGCGCCCACCTCATCAGGCACTGTGACCACCTCTCTGATGAG ATCAGCATCGCCACACTGCGGCTATTTGAGGAGCTACTGCAGAAGCCCCATGAGCACATTGTCCGGAGCCTGATCCTGTGCCACCTGGAGGGCCGTTCTTACGTGGCCCGTGGCTCACCTGAGCCCGAGAGCTATGAGGACACCCT AGATCTAGAGGAAGATCCCTACTTCACCGACAGCTTCCTCGACTCTGGCTTTCAGCCCTCCGTGAAGCCTCCCCCGGCCCCTGCCACCAACCCCGATGGCAAGACAGCGGTGACTGAGATTGTCAACAG TTTCCTCTGCCTCGTTCCTGAGGAAGCCAAGACATCGGCCTTCCTGGAGGAGACGGGATACGACACTTACGTCCACGATGCTTATGGACTG TTCCAGGAATGCAGCTCCCGAGTGACACCCTGGGGCTGGCCactggctcccccacccctggaccCCCATGAACCTGAACGGCCTTTCTTTGAGGGTCCCTTCCTCCAAATGCTGTTTGACCGCATGTCCCGGATTTTAGAACAG CCATACAGCCTGAACCTGCAGGTGACCTCAGTCCTGTCCCGGCTcgccctcttcccccacccccttatCCATGAGTACCTCCTGGATCCCTACACCAACTTGGCCCCTGGCTGCCGAAGCCTGTTCTCTGTGCTCGTCAGG GTGATCGGGGACTTGATGCAGAGAATTCAGAGGGTGCCCCAGTTCCCAGGCAAACTGCTCCTGGTGCGCAGGCAGCTGATGGGCCAAGTCCCTGGGGAGCA GCTGGACCACCAGACCTTCCTCCAGGGCGTGGTCGTCCTGGAAGAATTCTGCAAGGAGCTGGCTGCCATTGCTTTTGTCAAGTTCCCCCCACACGGTCCTCGCCTGCACCCCTCTAAACCCCCAGAAGGGCATGTCTGA
- the NUDT18 gene encoding 8-oxo-dGDP phosphatase NUDT18 isoform X2 has translation MASEGLRGALTAVLGGRGLLVQNYDSGPAGEPPAPVRLRRNVCYVVLAVFLNEQDEVLLVQEAKKECRGSWYLPAGRMEPGETIVEALQREVKEEAGLQCEPLTLLSVEERGPSWIRFAFLTRPTGGILKTSKEADAESLQAGWYPRTSLPTPLRAQDILHLVDLAAQYRQRARHPLLLPQELPCSLVCQRLVATFTNVQTVWVLVGTVGTPHLPVTACGFAPMEQRGGIKMAVLRLLQECLSLHHLAVETQGLLGLQHLGKDLTDGICMNVLVTVAFRNPGLQNEPPKVRGENFFWWKVVEEDLQNQLLQRLRDSSVVPINR, from the exons ATGGCTTCGGAAGGCCTGAGAGGGGCGCTGACGGCCGTGCTGGGGGGCCGGGGGCTGCTCGTGCAGAACTATGATTCGGGGCCGGCTGGGGAGCCGCCGGCGCCGGTGCGGCTGCGGAGGAATGTCTGCTACGTGGTGCTGGCCGTGTTTCTCAACGAGCAG gATGAGGTGCTACTGGTCCAGGAGGCCAAGAAGGAGTGCCGTGGGTCGTGGTACCTTCCTGCGGGGCGGATGGAGCCTGGGGAGACCATTGTGGAGGCGCTGCAGCGGGAGGTGAAGGAGGAGGCCGGGCTGCAGTGTGAGCCTCTGACGTTGCTGTCTGTGGAGGAGCGGGGCCCCTCCTGGATCCGCTTCGCATTCCTCACCCGCCCCACAG GTGGAATTCTCAAGACTTCCAAGGAAGCAGATGCAGAGTCCCTACAGGCTGGCTGGTACCCACGAACCTCACTGCCTACCCCACTGCGGGCCCAGGACATTCTTCATCTGGTCGACCTCGCTGCCCAGTATCGCCAGCGAGCCAGgcaccctctcctccttccccaagaGCTTCCCTGCAGTCTGGTCTGCCAGCGGCTTGTGGCCACTTTCACCAACGTCCAGACAGTGTGGGTGTTGGTGGGCACAGTGGGGACGCCTCACTTGCCCGTCACCGCCTGTGGCTTCGCTCCCATGGAGCAGAGGGGCGGCATCAAGATGGCCGTCCTGCGGCTGCTACAGGAGTGTCTGAGCCTGCACCACTTGGCAGTAGAGACCCAGGGGTTGCTTGGACTGCAACATCTGGGCAAAGACCTAACGGATGGTATCTGCATGAACGTGCTGGTCACCGTGGCTTTTCGGAATCCAGGCCTCCAAAACGAGCCCCCAAAGGTTCGGGGTGAGAACTTTTTTTGGTGGAAGGTGGTGGAGGAAGACCTGCAAAACCAGCTTTTACAGCGGCTTCGGGACTCGTCTGTCGTCCCAATCAACAGATAG
- the FHIP2B gene encoding FHF complex subunit HOOK-interacting protein 2B isoform X1: MLSRLGALLQEAVGAREPSIDLLEAFVEHWKGITNYYIESTDENTPAKKTDIPWRLKQMLDILVYEEKQQAAAGETGPCLEYLLQHKILETLCTLGKAEYPPGMRQQVLQFFSKVLAQVQHPLLHYLNVHRPVQKLLRLGGTVPGSLTEKEEVQFTTVLCSKIQQDPALLTYILEGKKTIGRKASREATAPLREAASVRDKDRPHIKAPDNGTCGAWASSAQLPAETEEPDGAIGESSLITTLIGLCKSKKGRVALKARENLLLLVSVASQAAATYLVQSSPCCPAIIEYLCQLYQSLPSSLDPADIAALEGISWRLPSAPSDEASFPGKEALAAFLGWFDYCDHLITEAHTVVSDALAKAVAEKLFVEILQPQLLHVSEQSVLMSTALLTVMLRQLRSPALLQEAVAFLLGMDQQPAAPEDSPRTLCAHLIRHCDHLSDEISIATLRLFEELLQKPHEHIVRSLILCHLEGRSYVARGSPEPESYEDTLDLEEDPYFTDSFLDSGFQPSVKPPPAPATNPDGKTAVTEIVNSFLCLVPEEAKTSAFLEETGYDTYVHDAYGLFQECSSRVTPWGWPLAPPPLDPHEPERPFFEGPFLQMLFDRMSRILEQPYSLNLQVTSVLSRLALFPHPLIHEYLLDPYTNLAPGCRSLFSVLVRVIGDLMQRIQRVPQFPGKLLLVRRQLMGQVPGEQLDHQTFLQGVVVLEEFCKELAAIAFVKFPPHGPRLHPSKPPEGHV, translated from the exons ATGAAAACACCCCCGCCAAGAAAACAGATATTCCCTGGCGGCTGAAGCAGATGCTGGATATCCTGGTGTACGAGGAGAAGCAGCAGGCAGCGGCTGGCGAGACCGGGCCGTGCCTGGAGTACCTGCTGCAGCACAAGATCCTGGAGACCCTGTGCACGCTGGGCAAGGCTGAG TACCCACCCGGCATGCGGCAGCAGGTGCTCCAGTTCTTCAGCAAGGTTCTGGCCCAAGTGCAACACCCGCTCCTGCATTACCTCAACGTCCACAGACCCGTGCAG AAACTTCTCCGACTTGGTGGGACAGTTCCTGGATCCCTCACAGAAAAGGAGGAGGTGCAGTTCACCACTGTCCTCTGCTCCAAGATCCAGCAGGACCCAGCCCTGCTCACCTACATCCTAGAA GGTAAAAAGACTATTGGTAGGAAGGCATCCAGAGAAGCCACCGCCCCTCTGAGAGAGGCAGCCAGTGTCAGGGACAAGGACCGCCCGCACATCAAGGCTCCCGACAATGGTACCTGCGGGGCCTGGGCCTCAAGCGCCCAGCTGCCTGCTGAGACCGAGGAGCCAGATGGAGCGATTGGGGAGAGCAGCCTCATTACCACCCTGATTGGCTTGTGCAAGAGCAAG AAAGGTCGGGTGGCCCTGAAGGCCCGGGAGAACCTGCTGCTCCTGGTAAGCGTGGCGTCCCAGGCGGCCGCCACCTACCTGGTACAGAGCAGCCCTTGTTGTCCTGCCATCATCGAGTACCTCTGCCAGCTGTACCAGTCTCTGCCCAGCTCCCTGGACCCTGCAGACATTGCTGCTTTAGAGGGCATCAGCTGGAG GTTACCCAGTGCCCCGTCTGATGAGGCTTCCTTCCCCGGCAAGGAGGCCTTGGCTGCGTTTTTGGGCTGGTTTGACTACTGTGACCACCTCATCACAGAGGCACACACG GTGGTTTCGGATGCCTTGGCAAAGGCTGTGGCTGAGAAGTTATTTGTGGAAATTCTGCAGCCCCAGCTCCTACACGT GTCCGAACAGAGCGTCCTGATGTCCACTGCCCTGCTCACAGTCATGCTGCGCCAGCTCCGCTCCCCGGCGCTGCTGCAGGAGGCTGTGGCCTTCCTCCTGGGCATGGACCAGCAGCCTGCAGCCCCTGAGGACAGCCCCCGCACCCTGTGCGCCCACCTCATCAGGCACTGTGACCACCTCTCTGATGAG ATCAGCATCGCCACACTGCGGCTATTTGAGGAGCTACTGCAGAAGCCCCATGAGCACATTGTCCGGAGCCTGATCCTGTGCCACCTGGAGGGCCGTTCTTACGTGGCCCGTGGCTCACCTGAGCCCGAGAGCTATGAGGACACCCT AGATCTAGAGGAAGATCCCTACTTCACCGACAGCTTCCTCGACTCTGGCTTTCAGCCCTCCGTGAAGCCTCCCCCGGCCCCTGCCACCAACCCCGATGGCAAGACAGCGGTGACTGAGATTGTCAACAG TTTCCTCTGCCTCGTTCCTGAGGAAGCCAAGACATCGGCCTTCCTGGAGGAGACGGGATACGACACTTACGTCCACGATGCTTATGGACTG TTCCAGGAATGCAGCTCCCGAGTGACACCCTGGGGCTGGCCactggctcccccacccctggaccCCCATGAACCTGAACGGCCTTTCTTTGAGGGTCCCTTCCTCCAAATGCTGTTTGACCGCATGTCCCGGATTTTAGAACAG CCATACAGCCTGAACCTGCAGGTGACCTCAGTCCTGTCCCGGCTcgccctcttcccccacccccttatCCATGAGTACCTCCTGGATCCCTACACCAACTTGGCCCCTGGCTGCCGAAGCCTGTTCTCTGTGCTCGTCAGG GTGATCGGGGACTTGATGCAGAGAATTCAGAGGGTGCCCCAGTTCCCAGGCAAACTGCTCCTGGTGCGCAGGCAGCTGATGGGCCAAGTCCCTGGGGAGCA GCTGGACCACCAGACCTTCCTCCAGGGCGTGGTCGTCCTGGAAGAATTCTGCAAGGAGCTGGCTGCCATTGCTTTTGTCAAGTTCCCCCCACACGGTCCTCGCCTGCACCCCTCTAAACCCCCAGAAGGGCATGTCTGA
- the FHIP2B gene encoding FHF complex subunit HOOK-interacting protein 2B isoform X2 has product MLSRLGALLQEAVGAREPSIDLLEAFVEHWKGITNYYIESTDENTPAKKTDIPWRLKQMLDILVYEEKQQAAAGETGPCLEYLLQHKILETLCTLGKAEYPPGMRQQVLQFFSKVLAQVQHPLLHYLNVHRPVQKLLRLGGTVPGSLTEKEEVQFTTVLCSKIQQDPALLTYILEGKKTIGRKASREATAPLREAASVRDKDRPHIKAPDNGTCGAWASSAQLPAETEEPDGAIGESSLITTLIGLCKSKKGRVALKARENLLLLVSVASQAAATYLVQSSPCCPAIIEYLCQLYQSLPSSLDPADIAALEGISWRLPSAPSDEASFPGKEALAAFLGWFDYCDHLITEAHTVVSDALAKAVAEKLFVEILQPQLLHVSEQSVLMSTALLTVMLRQLRSPALLQEAVAFLLGMDQQPAAPEDSPRTLCAHLIRHCDHLSDEISIATLRLFEELLQKPHEHIVRSLILCHLEGRSYVARGSPEPESYEDTLDLEEDPYFTDSFLDSGFQPSVKPPPAPATNPDGKTAVTEIVNSFLCLVPEEAKTSAFLEETGYDTYVHDAYGLFQECSSRVTPWGWPLAPPPLDPHEPERPFFEGPFLQMLFDRMSRILEQVIGDLMQRIQRVPQFPGKLLLVRRQLMGQVPGEQLDHQTFLQGVVVLEEFCKELAAIAFVKFPPHGPRLHPSKPPEGHV; this is encoded by the exons ATGAAAACACCCCCGCCAAGAAAACAGATATTCCCTGGCGGCTGAAGCAGATGCTGGATATCCTGGTGTACGAGGAGAAGCAGCAGGCAGCGGCTGGCGAGACCGGGCCGTGCCTGGAGTACCTGCTGCAGCACAAGATCCTGGAGACCCTGTGCACGCTGGGCAAGGCTGAG TACCCACCCGGCATGCGGCAGCAGGTGCTCCAGTTCTTCAGCAAGGTTCTGGCCCAAGTGCAACACCCGCTCCTGCATTACCTCAACGTCCACAGACCCGTGCAG AAACTTCTCCGACTTGGTGGGACAGTTCCTGGATCCCTCACAGAAAAGGAGGAGGTGCAGTTCACCACTGTCCTCTGCTCCAAGATCCAGCAGGACCCAGCCCTGCTCACCTACATCCTAGAA GGTAAAAAGACTATTGGTAGGAAGGCATCCAGAGAAGCCACCGCCCCTCTGAGAGAGGCAGCCAGTGTCAGGGACAAGGACCGCCCGCACATCAAGGCTCCCGACAATGGTACCTGCGGGGCCTGGGCCTCAAGCGCCCAGCTGCCTGCTGAGACCGAGGAGCCAGATGGAGCGATTGGGGAGAGCAGCCTCATTACCACCCTGATTGGCTTGTGCAAGAGCAAG AAAGGTCGGGTGGCCCTGAAGGCCCGGGAGAACCTGCTGCTCCTGGTAAGCGTGGCGTCCCAGGCGGCCGCCACCTACCTGGTACAGAGCAGCCCTTGTTGTCCTGCCATCATCGAGTACCTCTGCCAGCTGTACCAGTCTCTGCCCAGCTCCCTGGACCCTGCAGACATTGCTGCTTTAGAGGGCATCAGCTGGAG GTTACCCAGTGCCCCGTCTGATGAGGCTTCCTTCCCCGGCAAGGAGGCCTTGGCTGCGTTTTTGGGCTGGTTTGACTACTGTGACCACCTCATCACAGAGGCACACACG GTGGTTTCGGATGCCTTGGCAAAGGCTGTGGCTGAGAAGTTATTTGTGGAAATTCTGCAGCCCCAGCTCCTACACGT GTCCGAACAGAGCGTCCTGATGTCCACTGCCCTGCTCACAGTCATGCTGCGCCAGCTCCGCTCCCCGGCGCTGCTGCAGGAGGCTGTGGCCTTCCTCCTGGGCATGGACCAGCAGCCTGCAGCCCCTGAGGACAGCCCCCGCACCCTGTGCGCCCACCTCATCAGGCACTGTGACCACCTCTCTGATGAG ATCAGCATCGCCACACTGCGGCTATTTGAGGAGCTACTGCAGAAGCCCCATGAGCACATTGTCCGGAGCCTGATCCTGTGCCACCTGGAGGGCCGTTCTTACGTGGCCCGTGGCTCACCTGAGCCCGAGAGCTATGAGGACACCCT AGATCTAGAGGAAGATCCCTACTTCACCGACAGCTTCCTCGACTCTGGCTTTCAGCCCTCCGTGAAGCCTCCCCCGGCCCCTGCCACCAACCCCGATGGCAAGACAGCGGTGACTGAGATTGTCAACAG TTTCCTCTGCCTCGTTCCTGAGGAAGCCAAGACATCGGCCTTCCTGGAGGAGACGGGATACGACACTTACGTCCACGATGCTTATGGACTG TTCCAGGAATGCAGCTCCCGAGTGACACCCTGGGGCTGGCCactggctcccccacccctggaccCCCATGAACCTGAACGGCCTTTCTTTGAGGGTCCCTTCCTCCAAATGCTGTTTGACCGCATGTCCCGGATTTTAGAACAG GTGATCGGGGACTTGATGCAGAGAATTCAGAGGGTGCCCCAGTTCCCAGGCAAACTGCTCCTGGTGCGCAGGCAGCTGATGGGCCAAGTCCCTGGGGAGCA GCTGGACCACCAGACCTTCCTCCAGGGCGTGGTCGTCCTGGAAGAATTCTGCAAGGAGCTGGCTGCCATTGCTTTTGTCAAGTTCCCCCCACACGGTCCTCGCCTGCACCCCTCTAAACCCCCAGAAGGGCATGTCTGA
- the FHIP2B gene encoding FHF complex subunit HOOK-interacting protein 2B isoform X4 — protein sequence MLDILVYEEKQQAAAGETGPCLEYLLQHKILETLCTLGKAEYPPGMRQQVLQFFSKVLAQVQHPLLHYLNVHRPVQKLLRLGGTVPGSLTEKEEVQFTTVLCSKIQQDPALLTYILEGKKTIGRKASREATAPLREAASVRDKDRPHIKAPDNGTCGAWASSAQLPAETEEPDGAIGESSLITTLIGLCKSKKGRVALKARENLLLLVSVASQAAATYLVQSSPCCPAIIEYLCQLYQSLPSSLDPADIAALEGISWRLPSAPSDEASFPGKEALAAFLGWFDYCDHLITEAHTVVSDALAKAVAEKLFVEILQPQLLHVSEQSVLMSTALLTVMLRQLRSPALLQEAVAFLLGMDQQPAAPEDSPRTLCAHLIRHCDHLSDEISIATLRLFEELLQKPHEHIVRSLILCHLEGRSYVARGSPEPESYEDTLDLEEDPYFTDSFLDSGFQPSVKPPPAPATNPDGKTAVTEIVNSFLCLVPEEAKTSAFLEETGYDTYVHDAYGLFQECSSRVTPWGWPLAPPPLDPHEPERPFFEGPFLQMLFDRMSRILEQPYSLNLQVTSVLSRLALFPHPLIHEYLLDPYTNLAPGCRSLFSVLVRVIGDLMQRIQRVPQFPGKLLLVRRQLMGQVPGEQLDHQTFLQGVVVLEEFCKELAAIAFVKFPPHGPRLHPSKPPEGHV from the exons ATGCTGGATATCCTGGTGTACGAGGAGAAGCAGCAGGCAGCGGCTGGCGAGACCGGGCCGTGCCTGGAGTACCTGCTGCAGCACAAGATCCTGGAGACCCTGTGCACGCTGGGCAAGGCTGAG TACCCACCCGGCATGCGGCAGCAGGTGCTCCAGTTCTTCAGCAAGGTTCTGGCCCAAGTGCAACACCCGCTCCTGCATTACCTCAACGTCCACAGACCCGTGCAG AAACTTCTCCGACTTGGTGGGACAGTTCCTGGATCCCTCACAGAAAAGGAGGAGGTGCAGTTCACCACTGTCCTCTGCTCCAAGATCCAGCAGGACCCAGCCCTGCTCACCTACATCCTAGAA GGTAAAAAGACTATTGGTAGGAAGGCATCCAGAGAAGCCACCGCCCCTCTGAGAGAGGCAGCCAGTGTCAGGGACAAGGACCGCCCGCACATCAAGGCTCCCGACAATGGTACCTGCGGGGCCTGGGCCTCAAGCGCCCAGCTGCCTGCTGAGACCGAGGAGCCAGATGGAGCGATTGGGGAGAGCAGCCTCATTACCACCCTGATTGGCTTGTGCAAGAGCAAG AAAGGTCGGGTGGCCCTGAAGGCCCGGGAGAACCTGCTGCTCCTGGTAAGCGTGGCGTCCCAGGCGGCCGCCACCTACCTGGTACAGAGCAGCCCTTGTTGTCCTGCCATCATCGAGTACCTCTGCCAGCTGTACCAGTCTCTGCCCAGCTCCCTGGACCCTGCAGACATTGCTGCTTTAGAGGGCATCAGCTGGAG GTTACCCAGTGCCCCGTCTGATGAGGCTTCCTTCCCCGGCAAGGAGGCCTTGGCTGCGTTTTTGGGCTGGTTTGACTACTGTGACCACCTCATCACAGAGGCACACACG GTGGTTTCGGATGCCTTGGCAAAGGCTGTGGCTGAGAAGTTATTTGTGGAAATTCTGCAGCCCCAGCTCCTACACGT GTCCGAACAGAGCGTCCTGATGTCCACTGCCCTGCTCACAGTCATGCTGCGCCAGCTCCGCTCCCCGGCGCTGCTGCAGGAGGCTGTGGCCTTCCTCCTGGGCATGGACCAGCAGCCTGCAGCCCCTGAGGACAGCCCCCGCACCCTGTGCGCCCACCTCATCAGGCACTGTGACCACCTCTCTGATGAG ATCAGCATCGCCACACTGCGGCTATTTGAGGAGCTACTGCAGAAGCCCCATGAGCACATTGTCCGGAGCCTGATCCTGTGCCACCTGGAGGGCCGTTCTTACGTGGCCCGTGGCTCACCTGAGCCCGAGAGCTATGAGGACACCCT AGATCTAGAGGAAGATCCCTACTTCACCGACAGCTTCCTCGACTCTGGCTTTCAGCCCTCCGTGAAGCCTCCCCCGGCCCCTGCCACCAACCCCGATGGCAAGACAGCGGTGACTGAGATTGTCAACAG TTTCCTCTGCCTCGTTCCTGAGGAAGCCAAGACATCGGCCTTCCTGGAGGAGACGGGATACGACACTTACGTCCACGATGCTTATGGACTG TTCCAGGAATGCAGCTCCCGAGTGACACCCTGGGGCTGGCCactggctcccccacccctggaccCCCATGAACCTGAACGGCCTTTCTTTGAGGGTCCCTTCCTCCAAATGCTGTTTGACCGCATGTCCCGGATTTTAGAACAG CCATACAGCCTGAACCTGCAGGTGACCTCAGTCCTGTCCCGGCTcgccctcttcccccacccccttatCCATGAGTACCTCCTGGATCCCTACACCAACTTGGCCCCTGGCTGCCGAAGCCTGTTCTCTGTGCTCGTCAGG GTGATCGGGGACTTGATGCAGAGAATTCAGAGGGTGCCCCAGTTCCCAGGCAAACTGCTCCTGGTGCGCAGGCAGCTGATGGGCCAAGTCCCTGGGGAGCA GCTGGACCACCAGACCTTCCTCCAGGGCGTGGTCGTCCTGGAAGAATTCTGCAAGGAGCTGGCTGCCATTGCTTTTGTCAAGTTCCCCCCACACGGTCCTCGCCTGCACCCCTCTAAACCCCCAGAAGGGCATGTCTGA
- the NUDT18 gene encoding 8-oxo-dGDP phosphatase NUDT18 isoform X1: MASEGLRGALTAVLGGRGLLVQNYDSGPAGEPPAPVRLRRNVCYVVLAVFLNEQDEVLLVQEAKKECRGSWYLPAGRMEPGETIVEALQREVKEEAGLQCEPLTLLSVEERGPSWIRFAFLTRPTGMAQQVAAWAEGSRHRSPSLYSGGILKTSKEADAESLQAGWYPRTSLPTPLRAQDILHLVDLAAQYRQRARHPLLLPQELPCSLVCQRLVATFTNVQTVWVLVGTVGTPHLPVTACGFAPMEQRGGIKMAVLRLLQECLSLHHLAVETQGLLGLQHLGKDLTDGICMNVLVTVAFRNPGLQNEPPKVRGENFFWWKVVEEDLQNQLLQRLRDSSVVPINR; the protein is encoded by the exons ATGGCTTCGGAAGGCCTGAGAGGGGCGCTGACGGCCGTGCTGGGGGGCCGGGGGCTGCTCGTGCAGAACTATGATTCGGGGCCGGCTGGGGAGCCGCCGGCGCCGGTGCGGCTGCGGAGGAATGTCTGCTACGTGGTGCTGGCCGTGTTTCTCAACGAGCAG gATGAGGTGCTACTGGTCCAGGAGGCCAAGAAGGAGTGCCGTGGGTCGTGGTACCTTCCTGCGGGGCGGATGGAGCCTGGGGAGACCATTGTGGAGGCGCTGCAGCGGGAGGTGAAGGAGGAGGCCGGGCTGCAGTGTGAGCCTCTGACGTTGCTGTCTGTGGAGGAGCGGGGCCCCTCCTGGATCCGCTTCGCATTCCTCACCCGCCCCACAGGTATGGCCCAGCAGGTGGCAGCGTGGGCTGAGGGCAGTAGACACCGGTCCCCCAGCTTGTACTCAG GTGGAATTCTCAAGACTTCCAAGGAAGCAGATGCAGAGTCCCTACAGGCTGGCTGGTACCCACGAACCTCACTGCCTACCCCACTGCGGGCCCAGGACATTCTTCATCTGGTCGACCTCGCTGCCCAGTATCGCCAGCGAGCCAGgcaccctctcctccttccccaagaGCTTCCCTGCAGTCTGGTCTGCCAGCGGCTTGTGGCCACTTTCACCAACGTCCAGACAGTGTGGGTGTTGGTGGGCACAGTGGGGACGCCTCACTTGCCCGTCACCGCCTGTGGCTTCGCTCCCATGGAGCAGAGGGGCGGCATCAAGATGGCCGTCCTGCGGCTGCTACAGGAGTGTCTGAGCCTGCACCACTTGGCAGTAGAGACCCAGGGGTTGCTTGGACTGCAACATCTGGGCAAAGACCTAACGGATGGTATCTGCATGAACGTGCTGGTCACCGTGGCTTTTCGGAATCCAGGCCTCCAAAACGAGCCCCCAAAGGTTCGGGGTGAGAACTTTTTTTGGTGGAAGGTGGTGGAGGAAGACCTGCAAAACCAGCTTTTACAGCGGCTTCGGGACTCGTCTGTCGTCCCAATCAACAGATAG